Proteins found in one Candidatus Zixiibacteriota bacterium genomic segment:
- a CDS encoding nitric-oxide reductase large subunit has translation MANDVLSPWWRHAVILTIAAGFTILIWLSAKAYRDAPPIPERVAGPSGETLFTREDILAGQSLFTKYGLMDNGTIWGHGAYLGPDFSAAYLHALALGANEVLARERFGGPLAELSPAARGAVGAETAQLLKENRYDPRYRTLRYTHAEALSYRSQIQRWAAYFSEPRNTRGLPAKYIGDPGEIRQLTAFFAWTAWASVANRPGKPYSYTNNFPYEPIAGNTPTGDALLWSALSLVALLAGIAAVLFAFGKFDYLGWKGKGEHIHPQMLPGTISESQKAVIKYFFVAALLFLAQVLVGGATAHYRADPVGFYGIDLSRWLPSHLARTWHLQLGVLWVATAYVAGGLFLAPALGKDPAGQARGVDLLFGALLVVAAGSLLGELLGLNQAVGDLWFWFGHQGWEYLELGRAWQILLAAALIYWLVLLFRALAPSRRDPERREIASLFLYAAAAIPLFYLPAMFFDDRTHFTVVDMWRFWIIHLWVEGFFELFATVMVAIIFYQLGAVSRATAARVVYLDAILYLGSGIVGTGHHWYWTGQSNVTMAFAAMFSALEVVPLTLLTLDAWDFVRLSRGRCDVCNKAIAVPHKWTFYFLMAVGFWNFVGAGVFGFLINLPIVSYFEVGTMLTPNHGHAAMMGVFGMLAIALLTFALRQVLGDGRWATVEKLIGVSFWGLNLGLGLMVLINLFPGGVLQLADVLEHGYWHARSPEFLDQPLVRYIEWARLPADAVFIAAGVVPMLIASGWTLLAMRRPSAPPTGAE, from the coding sequence TTTACGATCTTGATCTGGCTTTCCGCGAAAGCCTATCGCGACGCCCCGCCTATTCCCGAAAGAGTGGCGGGACCGTCCGGCGAGACTCTCTTCACCCGTGAAGACATCCTTGCGGGGCAGAGCCTTTTCACGAAATACGGCCTGATGGACAACGGCACGATCTGGGGCCACGGCGCCTATCTCGGGCCCGATTTCTCCGCTGCGTATTTGCATGCGCTCGCCCTCGGCGCGAACGAGGTCCTGGCCAGAGAACGGTTCGGAGGCCCGCTGGCAGAGCTTTCTCCGGCGGCGCGCGGTGCCGTCGGAGCGGAAACCGCGCAACTGCTGAAGGAAAACAGGTACGACCCCCGGTATCGAACCTTGCGCTATACGCACGCGGAAGCGCTGTCCTATCGGAGTCAGATCCAAAGATGGGCGGCGTACTTTTCCGAGCCGCGCAACACGCGCGGCCTGCCTGCGAAGTACATCGGCGACCCCGGGGAGATCAGACAGCTCACCGCCTTCTTCGCCTGGACGGCGTGGGCCTCCGTCGCCAATCGTCCGGGCAAACCCTACTCCTACACGAACAACTTCCCCTACGAGCCGATAGCGGGCAACACGCCGACCGGCGACGCCCTCCTGTGGAGCGCGCTGAGCCTGGTCGCCTTGCTCGCCGGAATCGCCGCCGTTCTGTTCGCTTTCGGCAAGTTCGATTATCTCGGCTGGAAGGGGAAGGGCGAGCACATCCACCCACAGATGCTCCCTGGAACGATCTCCGAGAGCCAGAAGGCGGTCATCAAGTACTTCTTCGTCGCCGCTCTGTTGTTTCTCGCCCAGGTCCTGGTCGGCGGCGCGACGGCTCACTACAGAGCGGACCCCGTCGGGTTCTACGGTATCGACCTGTCCCGTTGGCTTCCCAGCCATCTCGCGCGTACATGGCATCTGCAGCTGGGCGTCCTCTGGGTCGCCACCGCTTACGTCGCTGGAGGACTTTTCCTGGCCCCGGCTCTGGGAAAAGATCCGGCCGGTCAGGCCAGAGGGGTCGATCTCCTCTTCGGGGCGCTACTCGTCGTCGCCGCCGGCAGCTTGCTGGGGGAGTTGCTCGGCCTGAACCAGGCAGTGGGAGATCTGTGGTTCTGGTTCGGCCACCAGGGCTGGGAATATCTCGAGCTCGGGCGAGCGTGGCAGATCCTGCTCGCCGCGGCCTTGATTTACTGGCTCGTTCTGCTGTTTCGCGCGCTTGCCCCTTCGCGCCGCGATCCGGAGCGGCGGGAGATTGCTTCGCTCTTTTTGTACGCCGCCGCTGCCATCCCGCTTTTTTATTTGCCGGCCATGTTCTTCGACGACCGCACCCACTTCACGGTCGTCGACATGTGGCGCTTCTGGATCATCCACCTCTGGGTGGAGGGTTTTTTCGAGCTGTTTGCCACCGTGATGGTCGCGATCATTTTCTATCAGCTGGGGGCGGTGTCCCGTGCGACCGCCGCGCGCGTGGTCTATCTGGACGCGATCCTCTACCTCGGCAGCGGGATCGTCGGCACCGGCCACCACTGGTACTGGACCGGACAATCGAACGTCACGATGGCCTTCGCAGCGATGTTTTCAGCCCTGGAGGTCGTGCCGCTGACGCTGCTCACGCTCGACGCGTGGGATTTCGTGAGATTGAGTCGCGGCAGGTGCGACGTGTGCAACAAGGCGATCGCGGTGCCGCATAAATGGACTTTCTACTTCCTCATGGCCGTCGGCTTCTGGAACTTCGTCGGCGCCGGGGTATTCGGCTTTCTCATCAATCTTCCCATCGTGAGCTACTTCGAGGTCGGCACGATGCTGACGCCGAATCACGGCCACGCCGCTATGATGGGGGTCTTCGGCATGCTCGCCATCGCGCTCCTGACCTTCGCCCTGCGCCAGGTCCTCGGCGACGGCCGGTGGGCGACGGTGGAGAAGCTCATCGGGGTGTCCTTCTGGGGACTGAACCTGGGTTTGGGGCTGATGGTCCTGATCAATCTCTTCCCCGGCGGCGTGCTGCAGCTCGCCGATGTCCTGGAGCACGGCTACTGGCACGCCCGCAGCCCCGAGTTCCTGGACCAGCCGCTCGTACGTTACATCGAGTGGGCCCGCCTGCCCGCCGACGCCGTCTTCATCGCCGCCGGCGTCGTGCCGATGCTGATCGCCAGCGGCTGGACCCTCCTCGCAATGAGGCGACCTTCAGCTCCGCCGACGGGGGCCGAGTGA